The genome window CTGCAATCACTGGAGCAAGGCTGAATGAGGTGGCGCAACTACAGGTTAAAGACGTTAAGACCACGGGAACGGAAACTGTTTATATCCATATCAATGAAGATGATAGCAGCTTATCCGGTAAGAGCATTAAGAATGCCCATAGTGAACGCTACGTGCCGCTTGTTGATGGTGCGTACGGTTTTATATTGGCTGACTTCATGACACTTGTAGAGGCCCGTAGAAGCGCTGGCGGCGATGATGCGCTGGTGTTCGATGGTCTACACCTCATGAAGAACGGTTACGGCGAACAAGTTAGCAAGTGGTTTAATCGGACGTTGTTGCCTAAGGTTCTGACTGACCGTGATGGATTGGCATTCCACTCGTTTAGGCACACAGTAGCCACGCAGCTAAAACAGCATGGTGTCGAATTGGCTTACGCTCAGGCGATTATGGGGCATAGCTCGGGGTCGATTACCTATGACCGTTATGCTAAAGAAGTTGAAGTGGATAAACTGTTTAATGTTCTGTCTGGTGTCTACTTGCCTCAGCAATGAAAACATCTAACCAATACAGGATGATTATCTACCTTTCGGTTTTTTATGCATTAAGAGTGAATGGTTAATCAGTCTGCCTAAGGATGGGTGGATTGCTAAAACTCTATGTAAATCAATCACATTTAATAACGACTCACTACTAGAAGAGAGACCCTTAAGACTTCCCTTAAGTTAGCATTCAGTTTATTCATGCAGTGTTTATGCATGGCTACTGACTGTGTACTTAAGGGGTCATTCAGCTCCATTCTAATTGTTATAGTAATATAATCACAATCCCTATTAACGTTAAGCCACTTTATATCCTGATAGGGTCAGACTGATATTTCCTTGATGATGAATTGATGCTTTTTTTTGGTATTAACAGCTAACCTTCGGGAAAGACTGAGTGATGGAACTAGGATAAGGGCTTAAAGGTAACTTAGGGAGAGGTGATAATATGAATGATAATTGTCTATCACCAGCCTAGAGAATAACCTATGGCCTGAACTTTTAATTAATCAGGGTCATCTATGTATCAACCATAGGCTATCATTTGGTCTTGTGAAAGCCGCCATTGCTGTCATCATGAATAACGACTCACTACTAGGCAAAGGACAAAACTTAGCTGCATCGACAGGTTACCGCCACAGGAATCACGGGAGGAGTACGTTAGGTTTTTGCCTTTTGGCACCCCTCTTCAATTGTCTCATAGGCACGTTATCCGCGATATTCGGCGTATGATGGCTGACCTGAGCAATGAACAGAACGGTAATTCTCGCAGCCCAAATCTGGGCAGTGAACCGAGCGATGAATCACCACCGATATTATATTCAATCGTCGAGTTAAACCGCTCCGGAAATTTCTTACCGTGAATGGTACGTCATCAAGAAATACAAGGCTCTCCCCGCCTTCCTTCTTTATTTAAATCGCAAAGTCACTCTGTCTGCATCCTGTCTCCTGCTGGTCTCCCTTTATGTGGGGACTTTGTGTAGGCCAGCAGGATGGGACTTCAGGATGCATACAAATGGAGAACACATAAGCATGAATAAATTAAACAAACACGCAAGCCATATCATTATTATTGAAGAGCACAGCTTTAAAGCTAATGACTGCGGCATGTGGAATCTGACGGAAATATGGAAAGTTCTCGAATTAACCCGTGCTAAGGCACCGTCCCAATGGCGAACTAAAAGCACTGTGCGTCTGGAAGCTCTGCAAAAAATGCATAGGTACAACGGTGAATATATCTACGCAGATAAACAAGCAACCTTAAAGTACGCCGGATGGGTCTCAGCAGATTTTGAAGATATGGTCTATGCGGCTTTTGAAGCCATCTTGGAGATGCCAGAGATTGCCGAAGTTGTAGCCAATAAAATGATTGAATTGGGCTATCAGAAAGAGGCCGAGCTATTGGAACGCCATAAGGACGACTACAGAGAAGCTATGCGGAATTTGAATAGGATTGGTAAACGTGTTGATGGCAGGAAGCCTGAGCGTATCTACAAAGCTGTTCTTAATGGCAATATGACGAAATCTCAAGGCCTCTCCCTGATCCCTCGTACCAGTGTCTGGTACAACAGAATAATGGTGAATATATAATTCCTATGCAAATTGACACCCTAATACCTAAGGGAAGAGAACTATATGCCGCCGGATAGCTCCCCCCTAATTGACGTTTTTTGTCTGCCAACAAAGCAGAAACACAAGGCGTCAATATAGGTATTGGCGATCAATTCCAATTTAACGATCGAGACAAACGATCAATAAGGGAGCCAGAATCAGATATCCTTTGCCTCTTTCTCTTTAGTTATTTTTACAGGATATAAAAGATGTTGAAAGGCATGGGGTCATTCATTGGGATGTCAGTGCTGCTTTTAGGTGTGGGCGTTATGGCTGGTTATATCAGCGGTGGGACAACGTGGGAAACGTACCGCGCAGTAGCTAGAGGTATGCGCGCTTTCTGGTGGGCTTCGGGAAGCCTATTCGTCGCAGGGATAATCTACCGCATTGCATTCAACAGATTGTCAGGCGTATGTGGCGTCCTTTTTAGCTTAGCAATAGCCGTCGCCTTAATACTTACTGGTTTTCATTATGCGATTGGTGGTGGTTGGTGGCGGTAATCCACTTCTGTATCCCTTTAAATTTACTCACAAAAATCTCAATATCGATCCAGCAGTAACCACTATGCTGCATCCCCTTGGCCTCCTCAGGAGGCTTACTCTTTGTAAATAAAACCCTTTCTTGAACTGACCGATGCGGGGAGACCGTAGGCATGACTGTGTCTGCGATACCGATAAGTTCATCATCCAATTTCAAGAAGGAGAATCAAATCATGTCATCAATCAATGAAAACCTGCCATTACTGAACATCGTCAAACAGAAGCTAACTCTTAGTAAAGACGGGGCGACCGTGTTGTGGTGTGACGTTGAATACCCTGTAGTCAATTTTGTGAACGTCGTAGTTCCTAGCCTGCTGGCATATTTCCAGCCGTACAGTCATGGGTCACATCATCTGCTGTCGGAGATGTCGGCTAACGGCTTCAGCATTCGAGGCTATGGCAAGCACGCTACCGCTTGGGCTGAGACCATCCGAAACAACCGAGAGGCACATGAACAGCGCCTTAAGGAAGTCCGTGAGCACCACGAACGGATGGCAGCAATGAACGCTACTCCTGCTGAGATTGCAGCGGAAAGAGCCGAGAAAGCACGCATTCAAGATGAATACGCTCGCCGCTATGGCCGCAAGGGCGCTGACTTCGGGCTGTAAGTCCAGACATTTAAACGCCAATACGATGGCCTGCCAGTCTCCCCCGCAAAGGAAACAGCAGGTCAACTCACCAGATTTAACTTACACAGGAGAACCACATCATGCAGAACACTAAGCACAGCAACGCCAACGCTACCACCGAGATTAAACGTACCGACACTACTCAATCAAAAATCAAAACGCTCGATGACCTGAAGACGCACCTCAAGGATTCCAACGGGGAAAAGATCCCTAACTCTGTCTGGGGAACTGATATCAGCCGCACCGAGCTTGTAAACCAGCAAGACGGCACAGGTCAAATTCTAAACGTTGGCTATACAGACCGCTCCGGCAATCCGCAACCTTTCGGTAATGACGTACACGACTACATTAAGGCGTTGGAAGAATCACTAGATGCGACCTTTAATGATGGCGAGTTTGCTGATGCTATGCAAATCCACATCTTCCCGTCTGAGTTCCGACCATTCGCCAGCCAGCCGACCCCACTTAATGTACAACTGCTGGAAGATCGCACAGTGACCTTCAATCCGAACGGTAAACGTGACCGTTCCAACCTGCCTACAGCGAAAGCAATTGCTGGGTCTGCGGTAATGGTCGCCCCTGTACTGCATGGCGATGACAACACGCAAACAGGCATTCTGTGCTCGACTGCTACCACCGTGTCCGATTTCGATATGATGGGTGGGTGGACTGCTGGGTCTTTACGTCAAACTGTCGAAAACATGCAGATTCAATTCTGCCGTGTCATGGCGGGTAATGTCGCCAAGGTACTAGCAAAGACACCTGACCTTGTAACGTTAGAGTGTGATGCTCTGAGCACCAAACCAAAAGATGCTGCTGAAGATCTGCTTGATTATCTGGCTATTCACCTTCCGGTTCACTTAGGGGCAACACTCGACGCTTACGCCTTGATGGTGCCTGAGAAGCTAGAGGCCGTACTAGAGCGTGCAGCCCAACGAGCAGGCCATGAAGACGCAAGCGAGTTATTCGGATGTACCATTATGGGATACCTTGGTGAAGACACTGGTGTTTACTTGCTGCCGAAAGGGTTTGCGATGCTGTCATTTCGCTCTACCAAGCAAGGCGATACCGTCAAGATTATGGTCACACGCCAACCTAGCCGCGCTGGTTACGCTGTAGAGTTGATTGCTGTCATTGATGTGATGGCGACTGGCACCGTTAAGGTGAAGCAAGGCGAGTTCAACGTAGAGGCGACCGCTGAGTTTCCTGTGGTACACCGCCTGACATTCAAAAAAGCATAACATCCACAAGAACCCTTGGGTCAATACCCTTGGGTTTATTATATGTTATGATATAACATCATAAATACAAGGGGGCCATTATGCCAACTATCCTACGAGACCTAGCGCCTCTGATGGTCAAACTAATAGTTACCTGCCTGCTGGCCTATCTGACGCTATCAGGGCACCTTAACGGCGGCCTGCTGGCACCAATCATAGAGGCTGTGGGTCGGGCTTACTGAATGCCATAAACGGCTACGCTCCGGCTGACCTGAAGTGGCCTTTGAGAAAAATATCACAAAAATCTGAGAGGGTATGTAATAGCTCTTTGTCGGACAATTACCCCCGTGGGTCGTCAATAAGTTGCCCAAGACGGAGGTGGTTTGTCCCTGTAATCGAAACATTGGCTTGCCTTTGGTTCTATTCCTGAATCGGAATCTAACAATGATATTGACTAGAGATCACTCAATGTGTAACCATAACTGTAACCTTCGGTTTCATCGTTTCTTTAAGAAACAAATGGTTAGATGTTGATTGTCTTCGGTGCTTCGATTCCCTTCACTCGCTCCAAGCTCTCTTCTCTCATCGTCAACCCAAGTCCCAAAAATCCAATAATGACAAGGCCTTGTGCTGCTTTTTAGTTGCTTAGGGAATAACCCGATTATCGAAATATATACATCAGAGTGTATAGAATGTGCGTATAAAGTAATCCCCCGAAAAAAACAGAGCATTCATAAGTAGAATTTTCTCGCAATCTGAATACAAGAGATTATTATGAATAATATCTCTATTATCATAGGGTTGTGCGTTATTTCTATTGGGTTTTACGCCATTTTACTGAGGCCAATGCTTATGAAACCACATCCGATACGCGAAATTATTGAGGCCTGTGATAAAGCAATCTCTGAGCGAAACCTTGATGCCCTGATGGATTATTACGCCGAGGATGCCGCACTTGTTATCAAGCCAGGCATGGTTGCGAGAGGCAAAGACGATATAAGAAAAGCATTTGTCGCTATTGCCGATTATTTTAAAAATCAGCTTATTGTTGAACAAGGAAATATGCAGGTCATTGAGGGGGGCGGAGACGCTTTAGTCATCATGGAAACCGTTCTGCATTATCCAGATGAGCAGGGCAGTATTGTTACAACGACCCGGCGAGCAACCTATGTGTTCAGGAAAGACGCTAATGGGAACTGGCTTTGCACAATTGATAATTCCTATGGAACAACGCTGCTTGACTGATTCTGTTTAGCCAAGGCTGGCGCGCCTTTATTCTTCCTCGGTAGCTTTTCCATGATTGAATTTGAGGTCAGCGAGTGACCTCAATTCCTGTCATTTACCCGGTTTCACCACGGTTGTTGTCCAGCTAGGTAAATCCCAGGTGCCGCCAAGTTGGATCATGCGGCATGAACCTGTGGTCGATACACTGCTTTGCTGGAATGCTTTGCCATCCCATGTCCAGGCGTCATAGCTCATGCAGTCCGCGAGTCCGCGCCCCTTATGCACAGAGGTAATTTCACCGTCCTCGTAATCTGTGCCATCTGTCGTCACGAGCTGCGGCTGAGTCTGCATGGCGTTATCGATGACCCAGTAGGCGTAGCCTTCGTTATACGCCGCGCGCCAGCAAAGGGTACTGAGCAGGGACAGGGTGTCATTCAGTGGCGTGATCTCAATGGGTTCCGCTTGTTGGCCATCTTGCGGCTGCAATCTATCGCAGTCGCCATCTAGTGTTTTAAGCAGTTTTTTCTGGATAGCCGACTGTTCTGCATCCGTCAGACTCCGTGATGGCTCCTGCTTAGTGACTGCTGCGTAGATGACGGGAGCTGTTACGGAAGGTAACGTACTGCTTTTATTCCCTTTTTTGGTGATGGCGTCGGTTGTGCCGATGCGACCTTGTTTCTCATCCATCTTTAACAGTACCGCGTAAGCACCAGCCCCAGACAGTTCGGAAACGACGCCATTGTGACGAAAAGCCACTTTTCCGCTTCCTTCCAGGGCCTGTAATACGACGGCAATTTGCTTCTCATTTAGCTGCCAGAGATTGTCTCCGGTTGAAGTGAGCAGGCCTTTATCCACGCCGTCAACGGTTAGCGTGAGTGTGGTGCCTTTAGGTATCGCTTGGTATACCTCCGCGAGCATGAGGTCGGCCGTTATTGGCGTATTTTGCCCCGCATGACGCGTGAGAAGCAGTGAGACACCGGGAATATCCTTCTCTTCTCCCGCGTACTGCTCTTCTGACGAGTAACCGGCAGCCCGGCACGTCAGCGTATTATCACAGACCACTTCCCAGTCTTTATGAGAGAAAGTGCTATCGGCAAGTGTTGTAGCCAACGCCAAAGTAGGGATACCCGCGATAAGAGCAGCGAGCACAGTGAGGCGGGGAGGGAGAGAAAAAGTCATTTTCCATCAAGTCCTTGATTATATTGTTACTTGTCATCGTCCTGTTCTTCGAGTCAGGACGTTAAGCGCTTTTTTGACATATGCCAAGATGTTAGCGCTAGACTACGTGATATTGCGAATATTTCTTGTCCGACCACTCCTTTATTAAGAGCGAATCGGGTATGATGCCGCTGCCGTCAACTGCTCATCGATTGCTCAACATCCCCTCTGTGTTATCAGCATGTTTATCCTGCTTTTTAACCTCATGCGTGATAACGGTCAGAAGCAGTTTTCCACACAGATAAAACGATTCCTATAAATAAGTGTCATGATAGATGTAGCGCGATAAGAACGACTCTTTATGCGGTACGCTGTTAATCACTTAAAGACGAGTATCATGAAAATTAAGCAAACATTTACCAGGGCATTACTCCATCCGCGCTATTGGACGACTTGGTTCGGCCTTGGCGTGCTGTTTTTATTAGTTCAACTTCCTTACCCGCTGCTGATGAAAATCGGGAGCAGTGCGGGTCGCCTGTCCCGCGTTTTTCTTAAACGCCGGGTGTCGATTGCCAGACGCAACCTTGAATTGTGCTTCCCTACGATCTCTGACGACGAAAGAGAAGCGATGATCGACAACAACTTTGCTTCGCTCGGCATGGCATTGGTCGAAACCGGCATGGCCTGGTTCTGGTCCGATCGTCGCGTGCGTCATTGGTTTGATGTTTCGGGACTGGAACATTTACAGCACGCTACCGCAAAAGGTCAGGGCGTGATGGTGATTGGTATTCACTTCATGTCGCTGGAGTTGGGCGGCAGGGCGATGGGGCTATGTCGACCGATGATGGCGATGTACCGCCCGCACAATAATAAAGCGATGGAGATGGTACAAACCTGGGGGCGTTCTCGTTCGAACAAGGCGATGATCGACCGTAAAGATCTGCGTGGCATGGTGCAGGCGTTGAAACGCGGCGAAGCGGTATGGTTCGCTCCCGATCAGGACTACGGTCCTAAAGGTAGCGTTTTTGCCCCGTTCTTTGCGGTGAAAAATGCGGCGACGACCAGCGGCACGTACACGATCAGCCGTCTGGCAAAACCGGCGATGATGACGACGGTACTGATTCGCAAGCCCGATGCCTCTGGTTATCAACTGGTGATTCAGCCCGAATTACAGGATTACCCTTATCACGATGAACAGGCTGCGGCGTGTTATATGAATAAGGTGATTGAGAAAGAAATCATGCGTGCGCCTGAGCAGTATCTCTGGCTGCACCGCCGCTTTAAAACGCGCCCGGCAGGGGAGGTATCGCTCTACGCCTGATGGCATAAAGCACGTGTGATATCGGATGGCGCTTCTGCGCCATCACGGTATGGTGAGCAGAATCCGTCACGCATCGTGTAAAACAAAAATGGCCGCCCGGATGGCAGCCATTTTATGGTGGTTAACGTACTTAAGTACGATTAACGGAAGATAGCGTGGGGGTTAACACCGCGATAGGTTTTGCCCAACGCTTTTAATATTTGATTGATTTTGCGGACAACGCGCATCTTTTTATCCCCACGATTCTTAAATAATTATTGGTTGAAAGTACCAAAGTTGATGTTGATGTTTTCAAACATAGCGATGATTTTGTTCAGCAGTTTCATGGTCATTTCCTCATTGTTAGTTGATTGTTTTTCTGTGATGCTGTTCACGTTTTTAAGAATACTCGCACTGATACGGGTGGTCAACTTTTTTGTGATGAGAATCACAAAAAAATGAACGATCAGTTTGTGAAGAGTAAACCGCTGTTTTGATTTCTGTCTAAAAACCTTTTCTGCTTTTTCTTCATACTGACGCGTTTTCAGCGAGTTACCTGATTGAACGTTACCTGTACTGGCTGAAGGCGTCCTTATCGGACAGATTAAGTGAGATAGGTAAATTGTCTCGATTAGCAGTTGAAATACGCGCGGGTGAAGCGGGATAATCGTGCGCTTCACATTGCCAGATACCGTTTTATCCAGCTCGTTTTAGTACAGCCTGTTTTGATATAGCAATGTTTTTATACGGTAATGTCTTGATACGACAACGTTTTCCGGTTTTGCACTCAGCGAGTTAATCGTTTGCGTGCGGAGCTATACGGTTCATGATGTGCCAGTGATGCTGGCACGCTTGCGGAGCAAGGCCGCGGGAACCGGTCAAATTGATCTTAAATAATAATGGCATTTCAGGGGATACCACCATGTCAAACACCACCCGTCAGGCAGGCTCGCAGGGCACGCTTGATGCTTTTTTCAAAATTACACAGCGCGGCAGTAATGTGCGTCAGGAAGTGTTAGCTGGCCTGACGACGTTTCTGGCGATGGTTTACTCGGTGATTGTGGTGCCGAGCATGCTGGGCAAGGCCGGCTTCCCACCTGCGGCCGTGTTTGTTGCGACCTGTCTGGTTGCCGGGCTGGGGTCGCTGCTGATGGGATTGTGGGCTAATCTGCCAATGGCGATTGGCTGTGCGATTTCACTGACGGCGTTCACCGCGTTCAGTCTGGTGCTGGGGCAACAAATCAGTATTCCTGTCGCGCTGGGTGCGATCTTCCTGATGGGCGTGCTGTTTACCATCATTTCCGTCACCGGCATCCGCTCCTGGATCTTGCGCAACCTGCCGATGGGCGTCGCGCACGGAACGGGGATTGGTATTGGCCTGTTCCTGCTGATTATTGCCGCTAACGGTGTGGGGCTGGTGGTAAAAAACCCGATTGATGGCTTGCCAGTCGCACTGGGCAATTTCACTTCTTTCCCCGTCGTTATGTCCCTGCTGGGGCTGGCGGCGACCATCGGTTTAGAAAAACGTCGCGTACCGGGCGGTATCCTGCTGGTTATCATCGCGATCTCTATTCTGGGGCTGATTTTTGACCCAAATGTAAAATTCTCTGGCTTCTTTGCGTTGCCGAGCCTGACGGCGGCTGACGGTTCGTCGCTGATCTTCAGTCTGGATATCATGGGTGCATTGCAGCCGATGGTTCTGCCGAGCGTGCTGGCGCTGGTGATGACTGCCGTGTTCGATGCTACCGGTACTATCCGTGCCGTAGCCGGACAGGCGAACCTGCTGGATAAAGACGGGCAAATCATCAACGGTGGTAAAGCGCTGACCGCAGACTCCGTGAGCAGCATTTTCTCCAGCCTGGTCGGGACGTCACCTGCGGCGGTTTACATTGAATCTGCGGCGGGTACGGCAGCCGGTGGTAAAACGGGCTTAACGGCAACCGTAGTGGGTGTGCTGTTCCTGCTGCTGCTGTTTGTCTCTCCATTGGCGTATCTGGTGCCTGGCTATGCCACAGCACCTGCGCTGATGTACGTTGGCCTGCTGATGCTGGGTAACGTATCCAAACTGAACTTTGATGATTTCGTCGATGCGATGTCCGGTCTGGTATGTGCCGTATTCATCGTACTGACCTGTAACATCGTGACCGGCATCATGCTGGGCTTTGGCGCGCTGGTATTAGGCCGCATCTGTGCTGGTGAATGGCGTAAGCTGAACATCGGCACCGTCATTATCGCTGTCGCGCTGGTGGTGTTTTACGCTGGCGGTTGGGCGCTGTAACCCCTTCCAGCAGACCTTCTGGCGCCGTCCAGAAGGTCTGTTATTCTTCGTCTTTCCTTCCTCTTTCCCTTCTTTATCGTTTCTCACGCCAAACGTGATTTTATGTGCCCTTTTATTGGCTTTGGGTTGATGTTACTTGTGTGATAATCAGTAAAGTAATTACTTTTCCTCTCCACCCAGAAATCCATTTTCATACCGAGCTAAATGCGTTAAATATGGAAGGGCAGTTTGCTCGCTAACAGGCAGAATTTTTTGATTTAGGAGTACGTCTAAGGAAAGCATGGAAATATTTTTTACGATTCTTATTTTGACCCTGGTTGTATCCCTGTCCGGGGTGGTTACCCGCATTTTACCTTTTCAAATTCCCCTGCCTTTAATGCAAATTGCGCTTGGTGCCATCCTTGCCTGGCCCCAGTTCGGTTTGCACGTTGATTTCAATCCCGAGCTGTTTATGGTGCTCTTCATTCCGCCGCTGCTGTTTGCCGACGGCTGGAAAACACCTACGCGTGAGTTTCTGCGGCACGGTCGGGAAATTATTGGTCTGGCGCTGGTTCTGGTACTGATTACCGTGGTGGGCATCGGCTATTTCATCTACTGGATGGTGCCGGGCATGCCGCTGATTGCGGCCTTCGCGCTGGCCGCTGTGCTGTCGCCAACGGATGCCGTCGCGCTGTCTGGTATCGTGGGTGAAGATCGTATTCCGAAAAAGTTGATGGGCATTTTGCAGGGCGAAGCGTTGATGAACGATGCGTCCGGCCTGGTGTCACTAAAATTTGCTGTCGCGATTGCGATGGGCACGATGGTATTTACCGTTTCCGGTGCGACGCTGGAGTTCATGCAGGTTGCGCTGGGCGGACTGTTGGCGGGCGTCGGCGTGACCTGGATATTCGGTAAATCGCTGCGCGTTATCAGCCGCTGGAGCGGTGATGATGCCGCAACGCAGATTGTGCTGCTGCTGCTGTTGCCTTTCGCGTCGTATCTGATTGCGGAACACATTGGCGTGTCGGGCATTCTGGCGGCGGTGGCGGCGGGGATGACCATCGGTCAGTCTGGCGTCATCCGTAGCGCGCCACTTGCGATGCGGCTGCGAGCCAACGGCGTGTGGTCGATGCTGGAATTCGTGTTTAACGGCATGGTGTTCATCATGCTGGGTCTGCAATTACCAGACATTCTGGAAACCTCGGTGACGCAGGCGGAGCTGGATCCAACGGTTGAAACCTGGATGCTGTTTACCGATATTGCGATCATCTATGGTGCTCTGCTGCTGCTGCGTTTCTGCTGGCTGTGGGTGATGAAAAGATACAGCATGCACATCCAGAAAAAGCGCCCGATGATCTTCGCCGAGTTTTCTACGCGCGAGCTGTGGATCGCGTCCTTTGCTGGTGTGCGAGGGGCGATTACGCTGGCGGGTGTGCTGTCTATTCCGCTGCTGCTGACTGATGGCACCGCGTTCCCGTCACGCTATCAATTAGTGTTTATCGCCACGGGCGTCATTCTGTTTTCTCTGCTGTGTGGCGTGCTGGCCTTGCCGTTTCTACTGCGCGGCGTGGTGGTGGCGGATAAAGCCGCACACGCCAAAGAAATCCGCATGGCACGTATGGCGGTGGCAGAAGTGGCGATCAAAAGTATGCACAAAATGGAGGAGCGTCTGGCGGCCGATCGGGAGGAAAACATTGATGAGCAGGTGCTGAAAGAAGTCAGCGCGCGCGTCATCGGTAATCTGCGCCGACGGCTAATCGATAAAGACGATCCTGAAAATGGCCTGCTGATTGAGAATCTGGAGCGGCGTTTTCGTCTGACCGCGCTGAACTCCGAACGTGCGGAGCTGTATCATCTGCGCGCCACACAGCAGATCAGCAATGAGACGTTGCAAAAAATGCTGCGCGACCTCGATCTGATGGAAGCGCTTCTGATCGAAAATGAGTAAAACGCGGTGAGGCGATCCCCGTTACCACGTTGATTTCTTTCTTTTCCCTTTTCTTCCTCTGCATCCCCATGGCGTAAGCGATGGGGATGTTTTTTATGCGTCCAGCCTAAGAACGACGTCAGGCGATTGTAAACTGCTTGTCACTAAATGATAATGATTGTTATTATCCGTAGGACTTTTCTCATAGGTGAAAAGTAGAGCAGTAAAAAGCAGAAAAGTAAAAAAACAAGAAGCACAAAACGGCCCGCACGGTATCAACACCGTGTGGGGTGAATGGCTGTTTGAAGGACCAGATAAAAATAAACGGACATTAACCCTGAATTAATTAGGTAATAAGCCACGTTTATAGGGGAAAATTATGCGTGTATTA of Pectobacterium carotovorum contains these proteins:
- a CDS encoding SgcJ/EcaC family oxidoreductase codes for the protein MKPHPIREIIEACDKAISERNLDALMDYYAEDAALVIKPGMVARGKDDIRKAFVAIADYFKNQLIVEQGNMQVIEGGGDALVIMETVLHYPDEQGSIVTTTRRATYVFRKDANGNWLCTIDNSYGTTLLD
- the lpxP gene encoding kdo(2)-lipid IV(A) palmitoleoyltransferase, whose translation is MKIKQTFTRALLHPRYWTTWFGLGVLFLLVQLPYPLLMKIGSSAGRLSRVFLKRRVSIARRNLELCFPTISDDEREAMIDNNFASLGMALVETGMAWFWSDRRVRHWFDVSGLEHLQHATAKGQGVMVIGIHFMSLELGGRAMGLCRPMMAMYRPHNNKAMEMVQTWGRSRSNKAMIDRKDLRGMVQALKRGEAVWFAPDQDYGPKGSVFAPFFAVKNAATTSGTYTISRLAKPAMMTTVLIRKPDASGYQLVIQPELQDYPYHDEQAAACYMNKVIEKEIMRAPEQYLWLHRRFKTRPAGEVSLYA
- a CDS encoding NCS2 family permease; translation: MSNTTRQAGSQGTLDAFFKITQRGSNVRQEVLAGLTTFLAMVYSVIVVPSMLGKAGFPPAAVFVATCLVAGLGSLLMGLWANLPMAIGCAISLTAFTAFSLVLGQQISIPVALGAIFLMGVLFTIISVTGIRSWILRNLPMGVAHGTGIGIGLFLLIIAANGVGLVVKNPIDGLPVALGNFTSFPVVMSLLGLAATIGLEKRRVPGGILLVIIAISILGLIFDPNVKFSGFFALPSLTAADGSSLIFSLDIMGALQPMVLPSVLALVMTAVFDATGTIRAVAGQANLLDKDGQIINGGKALTADSVSSIFSSLVGTSPAAVYIESAAGTAAGGKTGLTATVVGVLFLLLLFVSPLAYLVPGYATAPALMYVGLLMLGNVSKLNFDDFVDAMSGLVCAVFIVLTCNIVTGIMLGFGALVLGRICAGEWRKLNIGTVIIAVALVVFYAGGWAL
- a CDS encoding DUF1176 domain-containing protein, whose protein sequence is MTFSLPPRLTVLAALIAGIPTLALATTLADSTFSHKDWEVVCDNTLTCRAAGYSSEEQYAGEEKDIPGVSLLLTRHAGQNTPITADLMLAEVYQAIPKGTTLTLTVDGVDKGLLTSTGDNLWQLNEKQIAVVLQALEGSGKVAFRHNGVVSELSGAGAYAVLLKMDEKQGRIGTTDAITKKGNKSSTLPSVTAPVIYAAVTKQEPSRSLTDAEQSAIQKKLLKTLDGDCDRLQPQDGQQAEPIEITPLNDTLSLLSTLCWRAAYNEGYAYWVIDNAMQTQPQLVTTDGTDYEDGEITSVHKGRGLADCMSYDAWTWDGKAFQQSSVSTTGSCRMIQLGGTWDLPSWTTTVVKPGK
- a CDS encoding Na+/H+ antiporter; this encodes MEIFFTILILTLVVSLSGVVTRILPFQIPLPLMQIALGAILAWPQFGLHVDFNPELFMVLFIPPLLFADGWKTPTREFLRHGREIIGLALVLVLITVVGIGYFIYWMVPGMPLIAAFALAAVLSPTDAVALSGIVGEDRIPKKLMGILQGEALMNDASGLVSLKFAVAIAMGTMVFTVSGATLEFMQVALGGLLAGVGVTWIFGKSLRVISRWSGDDAATQIVLLLLLPFASYLIAEHIGVSGILAAVAAGMTIGQSGVIRSAPLAMRLRANGVWSMLEFVFNGMVFIMLGLQLPDILETSVTQAELDPTVETWMLFTDIAIIYGALLLLRFCWLWVMKRYSMHIQKKRPMIFAEFSTRELWIASFAGVRGAITLAGVLSIPLLLTDGTAFPSRYQLVFIATGVILFSLLCGVLALPFLLRGVVVADKAAHAKEIRMARMAVAEVAIKSMHKMEERLAADREENIDEQVLKEVSARVIGNLRRRLIDKDDPENGLLIENLERRFRLTALNSERAELYHLRATQQISNETLQKMLRDLDLMEALLIENE